The Streptomyces sp. NBC_01197 genome window below encodes:
- a CDS encoding ABC transporter ATP-binding protein, with amino-acid sequence MTSVSDTSVRDTSVPGTPVLEVSDLEVDFDGAPAVRGVSFSLRRGEVLGLVGESGSGKSATALAVLGLLPGNAAVRGSVRLDGTELVGASDRALSAVRGSRIGMVFQDPLSAFTPVYRIGDQIAEAVRAHQDVSREVARARAVELLDLVGIPEPALRARSYPHEFSGGMRQRAMIAMAMANDPDVILADEPTTALDVTIQAQVLDVLRTAQRETGAALVLVSHDLGVIAGAADRVAVMYAGRIVESAPAEELFERPRMPYTLGLIGAVPRLDTAGEVLVPIPGSPPTAGSTGPGCPFAPRCPLAGEPCLAKEPALRTVDGHAVACVRADEIAAKRLGPLDVFPVPEIPPAGAADEEDRSAGQTATVLSVRGLVKTFPVLKGSAFKRRVGTVHAVDGVDLRISRGETLALVGESGSGKSTTLFELLNLVRPEGGEIELFGQSLDRLGTSARRALRGQVQIVFQDPMASLDPRMTVGDIVAEPLRAQGTDRRTAAGRVPGLLGQVGLDPAHATRFPHEFSGGQRQRIGIARALSVGPKLLVLDEPVSALDVSVQAGVLNLLRRLKSELGLAYLFVSHDLSVVRHIADRVSVVYLGRTVESGTVDEVFERPRHPYTQALLSAVPLPDPVRERERQRTRILLPGDPPSPTHRYEGCRFRARCPVFARLGADERSRCENEVPADREHAADHVAACHFPAVREVV; translated from the coding sequence ATGACCTCGGTATCCGACACCTCGGTACGCGACACATCGGTACCCGGTACGCCGGTACTCGAAGTGAGCGACCTGGAGGTCGACTTCGACGGCGCCCCCGCCGTACGCGGTGTGAGCTTCTCGCTCCGGCGCGGTGAAGTGCTCGGTCTGGTGGGGGAGTCGGGGTCCGGGAAATCCGCGACAGCGCTCGCCGTACTCGGGCTGCTGCCCGGGAACGCGGCCGTACGCGGATCGGTCAGGCTCGACGGCACGGAACTCGTCGGCGCATCCGACCGCGCGCTGTCCGCGGTGCGCGGCAGCCGCATCGGCATGGTCTTCCAGGACCCGCTCTCCGCGTTCACCCCCGTCTACCGGATCGGCGACCAGATCGCCGAGGCCGTCCGCGCCCACCAGGACGTGTCGCGTGAGGTGGCCAGGGCGCGCGCCGTCGAACTGCTCGACCTCGTCGGCATCCCGGAGCCCGCGCTCAGGGCACGGTCGTATCCGCACGAGTTCTCCGGCGGAATGCGCCAGCGCGCCATGATCGCGATGGCGATGGCGAACGACCCCGACGTGATCCTCGCCGACGAGCCCACGACGGCACTCGACGTCACCATCCAGGCGCAGGTGCTCGATGTACTGCGCACCGCGCAGCGCGAGACCGGCGCCGCGCTGGTGCTGGTCAGCCATGACCTTGGGGTGATCGCGGGTGCGGCGGACCGGGTGGCGGTGATGTACGCGGGGCGGATCGTGGAGAGCGCCCCCGCCGAAGAGCTCTTCGAGCGGCCCCGGATGCCGTACACGCTGGGCCTGATCGGCGCGGTGCCCCGGCTGGACACCGCCGGTGAGGTACTGGTGCCGATCCCCGGTTCACCGCCCACGGCCGGGAGCACGGGCCCCGGCTGCCCGTTCGCGCCGCGCTGCCCGCTGGCCGGTGAGCCCTGTCTGGCCAAGGAGCCCGCCCTGCGGACCGTGGACGGGCACGCGGTCGCGTGCGTACGCGCCGACGAGATCGCGGCGAAGCGGCTGGGCCCGCTCGATGTGTTCCCGGTCCCGGAGATCCCGCCGGCCGGGGCCGCAGACGAAGAGGACCGTAGCGCCGGACAGACCGCCACCGTGCTGAGCGTGCGCGGGCTCGTCAAGACGTTCCCCGTCCTGAAGGGGAGCGCCTTCAAACGGCGGGTCGGCACCGTGCACGCCGTGGACGGGGTAGATCTGCGGATCAGCCGCGGCGAGACCCTCGCCCTCGTCGGGGAGTCCGGTTCCGGAAAGTCCACCACGCTCTTCGAACTGCTCAACCTGGTCCGCCCCGAGGGCGGCGAGATCGAGCTCTTCGGGCAGTCGCTCGACCGGCTCGGTACGTCAGCCCGCCGGGCCCTGCGCGGGCAGGTCCAGATCGTCTTCCAGGACCCGATGGCCAGCCTCGACCCCCGGATGACGGTCGGCGACATCGTCGCCGAACCGCTGCGCGCCCAGGGCACGGACCGCAGGACGGCGGCGGGGCGCGTCCCCGGGCTGCTCGGACAGGTCGGCCTCGACCCGGCGCACGCCACCCGCTTCCCGCACGAGTTCTCCGGCGGCCAGCGGCAGCGCATCGGTATCGCCCGCGCCCTGTCCGTCGGGCCGAAGCTGCTGGTCCTGGACGAACCGGTCTCCGCGCTCGACGTGTCCGTACAGGCGGGCGTCCTCAACCTGCTGCGACGGCTCAAGTCCGAGCTGGGTCTCGCCTATCTCTTCGTCTCGCACGACCTGTCCGTGGTGCGGCACATCGCGGACCGGGTGAGCGTCGTCTACCTCGGGCGCACCGTCGAGTCCGGGACGGTCGACGAGGTCTTCGAGCGGCCCAGACACCCGTACACCCAGGCACTGCTCTCCGCCGTGCCGCTGCCCGACCCGGTGCGCGAACGCGAGCGGCAGCGCACCAGGATCCTGCTGCCCGGCGACCCGCCCAGCCCCACCCACCGCTACGAGGGCTGCCGCTTCCGGGCCCGCTGCCCCGTCTTCGCGCGGCTCGGCGCGGACGAGCGGTCGCGCTGCGAGAACGAGGTGCCGGCGGACCGGGAGCACGCCGCCGACCATGTGGCGGCCTGTCACTTCCCCGCGGTGCGCGAGGTGGTGTGA
- a CDS encoding ABC transporter permease — protein sequence MTAVIETAAADAAGQGAEPIRPAGRAGVVLRRFVHNPGALAGGVILVLLFVLAFAGPLVSRWDYSHVDYTALRQGPSARHWWGTNRIGQDVFAQTIRGLQKSLLIGLLVALFSTVLASLTGACAGYFGGWTDRILMFFVDLLLIFPSFLIIAIVSPRLQDGGWFAFVGLLAVFGWMITARVVRSMTLSLKEREFVRAAQYMGVGPFRIIWRHVMPNIASFLIIDATVAVGGAVMSETALSYFGFGVQSPDVSLGTLIASTTGAAVTYPWMFFFAAGLLIIFVLAVNLVGDGLRDALDPTSRGRRSRKGAKR from the coding sequence ATGACCGCTGTCATAGAGACCGCCGCCGCCGACGCGGCGGGCCAGGGTGCGGAGCCGATACGTCCCGCCGGGCGCGCCGGAGTGGTACTGCGCCGATTCGTACACAACCCGGGTGCGCTCGCCGGAGGCGTCATCCTGGTGCTGCTCTTCGTGCTGGCCTTCGCCGGCCCTCTGGTCAGCCGCTGGGACTACAGCCACGTCGACTACACCGCACTGCGGCAGGGACCGAGCGCCCGGCACTGGTGGGGCACCAACCGCATCGGGCAGGACGTCTTCGCGCAGACCATCCGGGGGCTCCAGAAGTCCCTGCTGATCGGCCTGCTGGTGGCGCTGTTCTCCACCGTCCTGGCCTCGCTGACCGGTGCCTGCGCCGGGTACTTCGGCGGCTGGACCGACCGGATCCTGATGTTCTTCGTCGATCTGCTGCTGATCTTCCCCTCCTTCCTCATCATCGCGATCGTCTCGCCGCGGCTGCAGGACGGCGGCTGGTTCGCCTTCGTCGGGCTGCTCGCCGTCTTCGGCTGGATGATCACCGCACGGGTGGTCAGATCGATGACGCTGTCGCTGAAGGAGCGTGAATTCGTGCGCGCCGCGCAGTACATGGGCGTCGGGCCGTTCCGGATCATCTGGCGCCATGTGATGCCGAACATCGCCTCCTTCCTCATCATCGACGCGACCGTCGCGGTGGGCGGCGCGGTGATGAGTGAGACCGCGCTGTCGTACTTCGGGTTCGGCGTCCAGTCGCCCGACGTCTCGCTGGGCACGCTCATCGCCTCCACGACAGGGGCGGCCGTCACCTACCCGTGGATGTTCTTCTTCGCAGCGGGGCTTCTGATCATTTTCGTACTCGCGGTGAACCTGGTGGGCGACGGGCTGCGCGACGCGCTGGACCCGACCTCGCGCGGGCGCCGCAGCCGCAAGGGGGCAAAGCGATGA
- a CDS encoding ABC transporter permease, producing MAAFLAKRLGYYAVLLLVAICLSYLLASLALDPRAYYEGRQPPLSPSAVDHHLTVLGVNDHTPLLTRFTSWAGHAVRGDLGQTIDGASVDAEFGRRIGVSLRLLLLGSILGTVIGVLAGAWTAVRQYRLSDRTVTLISFILLSTPVFLLAVLLKIGAIWFNQKTGTDVIEFTGEKTPGLDSGFLAVLKDRSVHLLLPTVSIALGTIASYSRYQRSTMLDVLGSDYLRTARAKGLSRRTALLKHGLRTALIPMSTYFSFGFLALFTGATFTETIFGWHGMGEWFVSSIGKNDVNSVVAVNAFAAVLVLLSGFLADVLHAALDPRIRNA from the coding sequence GTGGCCGCCTTCCTGGCCAAGCGACTCGGCTACTACGCCGTCCTGTTGCTTGTCGCCATCTGTCTGTCGTACCTGCTGGCCTCGCTCGCGCTCGATCCGCGCGCGTACTACGAGGGGCGCCAGCCGCCCCTTTCGCCCAGCGCCGTCGACCATCACCTCACCGTGCTCGGCGTCAACGACCACACACCGCTCCTCACCCGCTTCACCAGCTGGGCCGGACACGCCGTGCGCGGTGATCTCGGACAGACCATCGACGGGGCCTCCGTGGACGCGGAGTTCGGCCGCCGGATCGGGGTCAGTCTGCGGCTGCTGCTCCTGGGCAGCATCCTCGGTACGGTCATCGGCGTCCTCGCCGGGGCCTGGACCGCCGTACGCCAGTACCGGCTCTCCGACCGCACGGTCACCCTGATCTCCTTCATACTGCTCTCCACGCCGGTGTTCCTGCTCGCGGTACTGCTGAAGATCGGCGCGATCTGGTTCAACCAGAAGACGGGCACCGACGTCATCGAGTTCACCGGCGAGAAGACCCCCGGCCTTGACTCCGGATTCCTGGCCGTGCTGAAGGACCGGTCGGTGCACCTGCTGCTGCCGACCGTCTCCATCGCGCTCGGCACCATCGCCAGTTACAGCCGCTACCAGCGCTCCACGATGCTCGACGTCCTCGGCTCGGACTATCTGCGCACCGCCCGGGCCAAGGGCCTCTCCCGGCGCACTGCGCTGCTCAAACACGGGCTGCGGACCGCGCTGATCCCCATGTCGACGTACTTCAGCTTCGGGTTCCTGGCGCTGTTCACCGGCGCCACCTTCACCGAGACGATCTTCGGGTGGCACGGCATGGGCGAGTGGTTCGTCTCCTCCATCGGCAAGAACGACGTCAACTCGGTCGTCGCCGTCAACGCGTTCGCCGCCGTGCTGGTGCTGCTCTCCGGCTTCCTCGCGGACGTCCTGCACGCCGCACTCGACCCGCGCATCCGGAACGCCTGA
- a CDS encoding TetR/AcrR family transcriptional regulator yields MSTKVRTADTRERILTAACEVIAEVGFEKIRMRMVAERASVSTALLHYHFDTREKLFTEAMTHSFAHSAVDVERDAGTAPAAVILSRILRNLLPADPELQQDWRLWQELWVRALRDDTTRVFAVDLYAQLHAWVADAVRRGIAEGEFTPTDVDDLSTLVLSLSDGYGIRLMLRDPTVTLDTARTSIWRHVSAALGLPETMPAG; encoded by the coding sequence GTGTCGACCAAGGTGCGCACGGCAGACACGCGCGAGCGCATCCTGACCGCGGCCTGCGAGGTCATCGCGGAGGTCGGCTTCGAGAAGATCAGGATGCGCATGGTCGCTGAGCGGGCAAGTGTGTCGACCGCGCTGCTGCACTACCACTTCGACACGCGCGAGAAGCTGTTCACCGAGGCGATGACCCACTCCTTCGCCCACAGCGCCGTCGATGTCGAACGCGACGCGGGGACGGCGCCGGCCGCGGTCATCCTCTCCCGCATCCTGCGCAACCTGCTGCCGGCCGACCCCGAACTGCAGCAGGACTGGCGGCTGTGGCAGGAACTATGGGTCCGGGCTCTGCGCGACGACACGACCCGAGTCTTCGCCGTGGACCTGTACGCGCAACTGCACGCTTGGGTGGCCGACGCGGTGCGCCGCGGCATCGCCGAGGGCGAGTTCACGCCGACCGACGTGGACGACCTCAGCACGCTCGTCCTCTCCCTCAGCGACGGCTATGGCATCCGCCTGATGCTGCGCGACCCCACCGTTACCCTGGACACGGCGCGCACCTCTATCTGGCGCCATGTCTCCGCCGCGCTCGGCCTGCCGGAGACGATGCCGGCCGGGTGA
- a CDS encoding ABC transporter family substrate-binding protein, which produces MRRTSVVAIAAALSATLAVAGCSSSDDGGNSAKKQAAPQADGQSINAHPLSDLKQGGSLRFGIDQWIAQYNVNQVDGQQGDGADLDSAILPDLFDMDAKGVGHPNPNFVVSAKVTSTSPQVVTYQLNPKAKWSDGKPLSWQDFHAQWKALNGTDKAYEAADTTGYSQISKVEQGADAHGVKITFSTPYADWQRLFDPLYPAAYIDTPQKFNTGWTQKAPVTGAAFKVGSYDRTGQTVTLVPDPKWWGNKPKLASIVYRVLDLSANTEAYLNKEVDEAPALQPEDYKRLAKDPDTDIRRGARWDEVHITLNGGRGPLKDIRVRHALQAATDRKGINASFAKDLAFQLEPLNNHFFMPNQQGYRDNTSEFDKFNPEKAKKLLDEAGWKSAGEGKPRTKDGKKLTLDYVLSAGGSSSQTDQAELVQQMYAAVGVRVEIKKVPANDYFTKFVNTGNFDLASFRNVDEAYTSKIYPVFQQPKGKNLFQNFGSVGSPEIDALMKQAGEATDRAKAIKLYNEADVEIWKLGHSIELYQRPQIDAIRKGLANYGASGLADIDYTKVGWLKK; this is translated from the coding sequence ATGCGCAGAACCAGCGTTGTCGCCATCGCAGCAGCCCTCTCGGCCACACTGGCGGTGGCGGGCTGCAGTTCTTCCGACGACGGAGGCAACTCGGCCAAGAAGCAGGCGGCTCCGCAGGCGGACGGCCAGAGCATCAACGCGCATCCGCTGAGCGACCTGAAGCAGGGCGGGTCGTTGCGGTTCGGGATCGACCAGTGGATCGCGCAGTACAACGTCAACCAGGTCGACGGCCAGCAGGGCGACGGCGCGGACCTCGACTCGGCGATCCTGCCCGACCTGTTCGACATGGACGCCAAGGGAGTCGGTCACCCCAACCCGAACTTCGTGGTCTCGGCGAAGGTCACCTCCACCAGCCCCCAGGTGGTGACCTACCAGCTGAACCCGAAGGCGAAGTGGTCCGACGGGAAACCGCTGAGCTGGCAGGACTTCCACGCCCAGTGGAAGGCGCTGAACGGCACCGACAAGGCGTACGAGGCGGCCGACACCACGGGTTACAGCCAGATATCCAAGGTCGAGCAGGGCGCCGACGCGCACGGCGTGAAGATCACCTTCTCCACGCCGTACGCCGACTGGCAGCGCCTCTTCGACCCGCTGTACCCGGCCGCGTACATCGACACCCCGCAGAAGTTCAACACGGGCTGGACGCAGAAGGCCCCGGTCACCGGCGCCGCCTTCAAGGTCGGCTCGTACGACAGGACCGGACAGACCGTCACCCTGGTCCCGGACCCCAAGTGGTGGGGCAACAAGCCGAAGCTCGCCTCCATCGTCTACCGCGTCCTCGACCTCAGTGCGAACACCGAGGCCTACCTCAACAAGGAGGTGGACGAGGCCCCCGCGCTGCAGCCCGAGGACTACAAGCGGCTGGCGAAGGACCCGGACACCGACATCCGGCGCGGGGCGCGCTGGGACGAGGTGCACATCACGCTCAACGGCGGCCGCGGTCCGCTGAAGGACATCCGGGTGCGCCACGCCCTCCAGGCTGCGACCGACCGGAAGGGCATCAACGCGAGCTTCGCCAAGGACCTCGCCTTCCAACTGGAGCCGCTGAACAACCACTTCTTCATGCCCAACCAGCAGGGCTACCGGGACAACACCAGCGAGTTCGACAAGTTCAACCCCGAGAAGGCGAAGAAGCTGCTGGACGAGGCGGGCTGGAAGAGCGCGGGCGAGGGCAAGCCGCGCACCAAGGACGGCAAGAAGCTCACCCTCGACTACGTCCTGAGCGCGGGCGGCAGTTCGTCGCAGACGGACCAGGCCGAACTGGTGCAGCAGATGTACGCCGCGGTGGGCGTACGGGTCGAGATCAAGAAGGTCCCGGCCAACGACTACTTCACCAAGTTCGTGAACACCGGCAACTTCGACCTCGCCAGCTTCCGCAATGTCGACGAGGCCTACACCAGCAAGATCTACCCGGTCTTCCAGCAGCCGAAGGGCAAGAACCTCTTCCAGAACTTCGGCTCGGTCGGCTCCCCGGAGATCGACGCGCTGATGAAGCAGGCCGGCGAGGCCACAGACCGCGCCAAGGCCATCAAGCTCTACAACGAGGCCGACGTGGAGATCTGGAAGCTCGGCCACTCGATCGAGCTGTACCAGCGCCCGCAGATCGACGCCATCCGCAAGGGCCTGGCCAACTACGGTGCGTCCGGCCTCGCCGACATCGACTACACCAAGGTCGGCTGGCTCAAGAAGTAG
- a CDS encoding acyl-CoA dehydrogenase family protein, which yields MDFRLTARQAQLKADARGLTELIATYEQQCEEENGLPADAHARIRDAVLDTGLQAVNMPAEWGGAGLTIAEQVTVQEELGRLTGALWDMVWLPANALRFCTPEQRERFLIPVIRGERRDCCAVTEPGAGSDPQNLATTATGNDQGWVLNGEKWFVTVGDHADFMIVLAAAGPERAPTLFLVDKDTPGIEMTRVPRWMHTFVYEHPEFTFTDVQVGEDAVLGGIGEGYDITRSWFTEERLMIAARTTGAAERALELARGWAVEREQFGAPIASYQLIQGMLADCAVDIAVNRAYTHQVAWEADQPQTDRKTLHAKAAIAKLAASEASGRVIDRCLQIHGGRGYDRAYAVERMYRELRVDRIREGTSEIQRLIIANELVKRGTGVLDLPTA from the coding sequence ATGGACTTCCGCCTCACGGCCCGCCAAGCGCAGCTCAAGGCCGACGCGCGCGGGCTCACCGAGCTCATCGCCACCTACGAGCAGCAGTGCGAGGAGGAAAACGGCCTGCCCGCCGACGCGCACGCCCGCATCCGGGACGCGGTCCTCGACACGGGGCTCCAGGCCGTCAACATGCCGGCCGAATGGGGCGGCGCCGGACTCACCATCGCCGAACAGGTCACCGTGCAGGAGGAGCTGGGGCGCCTGACGGGTGCCCTGTGGGACATGGTGTGGCTGCCTGCCAACGCTCTCAGGTTCTGCACCCCGGAGCAGCGGGAACGCTTCCTGATACCGGTGATCAGGGGCGAGCGGCGGGACTGCTGCGCCGTCACCGAGCCAGGCGCGGGTTCGGACCCGCAGAACCTGGCCACCACCGCCACCGGGAACGACCAGGGCTGGGTCCTCAACGGCGAGAAGTGGTTCGTGACCGTCGGAGACCATGCCGACTTCATGATCGTTCTCGCCGCGGCGGGCCCGGAGCGCGCCCCGACCCTGTTCCTCGTCGACAAGGACACCCCCGGCATCGAGATGACGCGCGTACCGCGCTGGATGCACACCTTCGTCTACGAGCACCCCGAGTTCACCTTCACCGACGTCCAGGTGGGCGAGGACGCCGTGCTCGGCGGCATCGGCGAGGGGTACGACATCACCCGTTCCTGGTTCACCGAGGAGCGCCTGATGATCGCGGCGCGCACCACCGGGGCGGCCGAGCGTGCCCTGGAGCTGGCGCGTGGATGGGCTGTGGAGCGCGAACAGTTCGGGGCGCCGATCGCCTCGTACCAGCTGATTCAGGGCATGCTCGCCGACTGCGCCGTCGACATCGCCGTCAACCGCGCCTACACCCACCAGGTCGCCTGGGAGGCGGACCAGCCGCAGACCGACCGCAAGACGCTGCACGCCAAAGCGGCCATCGCCAAACTCGCGGCGAGCGAAGCCTCGGGCCGGGTGATCGACCGGTGCCTGCAGATCCATGGCGGACGCGGCTACGACCGCGCATACGCCGTGGAACGCATGTACCGGGAGCTGCGCGTCGACCGCATCCGGGAGGGCACCTCCGAGATCCAGCGACTGATCATCGCCAACGAACTCGTCAAACGCGGCACCGGGGTCCTGGACCTTCCCACCGCCTGA
- a CDS encoding acyl-CoA dehydrogenase family protein, translating into MDMRYTSEQADLKRRAADYARLLMRYEDQSEQAGGPLPQQLVAELTRAAMDAGVYAINMPAEWGGPGLSLLDQVIVEEEFGKVTNCLWDIPWRPANVLAHGDERQREKYLLPIIRGERFDAFAVTEPGAGSDPSSGTSTATRTDGGWLLNGEKWFVTCGDIADFLLVQADAGPDRLATLFFVDKAAPGVEMTRLPRFMHSAVNGHPEFTFTEVFVPDEDVLGGVGNGYELTKEWFTDERLMIAARTTGAAERALELARGWAVEREQFGAPIASYQLIQGMLADCAVDIAVNRAYTHQVAWEADQPQTDRKTLHAKASTAKLAASEAAGRVADRCLQIFGGRGYDRTYPVERMYRELRVDRIWEGTSEIQRLIIANELIKRGTRALALPAH; encoded by the coding sequence ATGGACATGCGCTACACCTCCGAGCAGGCCGACCTGAAGCGGCGAGCCGCCGACTACGCGCGGCTGCTGATGCGGTACGAGGACCAGTCCGAGCAGGCGGGCGGACCCCTGCCGCAGCAGCTCGTCGCCGAACTGACCCGGGCCGCCATGGACGCCGGCGTCTACGCCATCAACATGCCCGCCGAATGGGGCGGCCCCGGGCTGAGCCTGCTCGACCAGGTCATCGTCGAGGAGGAGTTCGGCAAGGTCACCAACTGCCTGTGGGACATCCCGTGGCGGCCCGCCAACGTCCTGGCGCACGGCGATGAGCGGCAGCGCGAGAAGTACCTCCTGCCGATCATCCGCGGCGAGAGGTTCGACGCGTTCGCCGTGACCGAGCCGGGGGCCGGCTCCGACCCCTCCTCCGGCACCTCCACGGCCACCCGGACCGACGGCGGCTGGCTGCTCAACGGCGAGAAGTGGTTCGTCACCTGCGGGGACATCGCCGATTTCCTGCTGGTCCAGGCGGACGCGGGCCCCGATCGGCTGGCCACCCTGTTCTTCGTGGACAAGGCCGCGCCCGGAGTCGAGATGACCCGCCTGCCCCGCTTCATGCACTCCGCGGTCAACGGGCATCCCGAGTTCACCTTCACCGAGGTCTTCGTCCCCGATGAGGACGTTCTCGGGGGTGTCGGCAACGGATACGAACTGACCAAGGAGTGGTTCACCGACGAACGCCTGATGATCGCGGCGCGCACCACCGGGGCGGCCGAGCGTGCCCTGGAGCTGGCGCGTGGATGGGCCGTGGAGCGCGAACAGTTCGGGGCGCCGATCGCCTCGTACCAGCTGATCCAGGGCATGCTCGCCGACTGCGCCGTCGACATCGCCGTCAACCGCGCCTACACCCACCAGGTCGCCTGGGAGGCGGACCAGCCGCAGACCGACCGCAAGACGCTGCACGCCAAGGCCTCCACCGCCAAACTCGCCGCCAGCGAGGCGGCCGGCCGGGTCGCCGACCGCTGTCTGCAGATCTTCGGCGGACGCGGGTACGACCGCACCTACCCCGTCGAACGCATGTACCGGGAGCTGCGCGTCGACCGCATCTGGGAGGGCACCTCCGAGATCCAGCGGCTGATCATCGCCAACGAGCTGATCAAACGCGGTACCCGTGCCCTGGCCCTGCCCGCCCACTGA
- a CDS encoding acetate--CoA ligase family protein — MGRDLSALFDPVSVAVVGASDDPAKYGHAIAAQAIRANGRRPVHLVNRRGGTVLGRTAAPSLTAIGEDIDLAVVSVPAAGFDDAIDEALGCGARAIVAITAGFAETGEAGRMRQQAVAERVRAAGAVMIGPNCLGLADNTTDLFLASDTFTPGGVALLSQSGNLALELQLRFRPHDLGFSRFVSLGNQADVTLVDLLADCSRHEGTRAIAVYAEDFADGRAFAEAAAGAGKPVVLLTAGRGDASARSAQSHTGALTTSADVVTAACRDAGVQLVATPRELTVVLAALDGGRRAAGRRVAVLTDGGGHGVVAADAAEAAGLTVPELRPPTRQRLREALWEQSAVANPVDLAGMGEQDPGSYARTVSALLAAEEVDAVLMTGYFGGYAAADGGPGGGGGALADGEQAAASLIAAHHRATAKPLVVQSMYPRSPTCRTLTAAGIPVFEATEDAARALAATATPATPGAGGVTPLPRPAAPLRETGYLRTRRALEAAGLPFPAAREVHGEAELAAVTREFTGPYALKTLHSLHKSDAGGVALGLAGPDELLAAFREMHTRLGAPSYSVEAMADLSDGIELIVGVNRDPRFGPVAMVGLGGVLAEALHDVAFTLAPVSADRAGRLLRGLRTAALLDGVRGRPPVDVTAATAAVETITAFAAAHPEIAEIEVNPLLVRPHGVLALDSRAVLA; from the coding sequence ATGGGACGCGACCTGTCGGCACTCTTCGATCCGGTCTCCGTCGCCGTCGTCGGAGCCAGTGACGACCCCGCCAAGTACGGCCACGCCATAGCCGCCCAGGCCATCCGCGCGAACGGGCGCCGCCCCGTCCACCTGGTCAACCGCCGCGGCGGTACCGTACTCGGCCGCACCGCGGCCCCCAGCCTGACCGCGATCGGTGAAGACATAGACCTGGCCGTCGTCTCGGTGCCCGCCGCCGGCTTCGATGACGCCATCGACGAGGCCCTGGGCTGTGGGGCCCGGGCCATCGTCGCGATCACCGCGGGTTTCGCCGAGACCGGCGAGGCGGGTCGGATGCGCCAGCAGGCCGTCGCCGAACGCGTGCGTGCCGCCGGCGCCGTCATGATCGGCCCCAACTGCCTGGGCCTGGCCGACAACACCACCGACCTCTTCCTTGCCTCCGACACCTTCACCCCCGGCGGTGTCGCCCTCCTCAGCCAGAGCGGCAACCTCGCCCTCGAACTCCAGCTGCGCTTCCGCCCGCACGACCTCGGCTTCTCCCGTTTCGTCTCGCTGGGCAACCAGGCCGACGTCACCCTCGTCGACCTGCTCGCCGACTGCTCCCGTCACGAGGGCACCCGGGCCATCGCGGTCTACGCGGAGGACTTCGCCGACGGACGCGCCTTCGCCGAGGCCGCCGCCGGCGCGGGGAAGCCGGTGGTGCTGCTGACCGCCGGGCGCGGAGACGCCTCCGCACGCAGCGCACAGTCCCATACCGGAGCGCTGACGACATCGGCCGACGTGGTGACAGCGGCCTGCCGGGACGCCGGCGTGCAGCTGGTCGCCACCCCACGTGAACTCACCGTCGTACTGGCCGCGCTGGACGGCGGCCGGCGAGCGGCCGGCCGCCGGGTCGCCGTGCTCACGGACGGCGGTGGCCACGGTGTCGTCGCCGCCGACGCGGCGGAGGCGGCCGGGCTGACCGTCCCCGAACTGCGGCCGCCGACGCGGCAGCGCCTGCGGGAGGCACTGTGGGAGCAGTCGGCCGTCGCGAACCCGGTGGACCTGGCAGGTATGGGTGAGCAGGACCCGGGCTCCTACGCCCGGACCGTCTCCGCACTGCTGGCGGCCGAAGAGGTCGACGCCGTCCTGATGACCGGCTACTTCGGCGGCTACGCGGCCGCGGACGGCGGGCCCGGCGGAGGCGGTGGAGCGCTGGCGGACGGCGAACAGGCGGCCGCCAGCCTCATCGCAGCCCACCACCGCGCCACCGCGAAACCGCTGGTGGTGCAGTCGATGTACCCCCGCTCCCCCACCTGCCGCACCCTCACCGCAGCCGGTATCCCCGTATTCGAGGCCACCGAGGACGCCGCTCGCGCCCTGGCCGCGACGGCGACGCCGGCCACGCCAGGGGCCGGCGGTGTCACGCCCCTTCCCCGGCCCGCCGCACCCCTGCGCGAGACCGGCTACTTGCGGACTCGAAGAGCACTCGAAGCCGCCGGGCTCCCCTTCCCCGCGGCCCGGGAGGTCCATGGTGAGGCAGAACTGGCCGCTGTCACCAGGGAGTTCACCGGACCCTACGCACTCAAGACCCTGCACTCGCTGCACAAGTCCGACGCGGGCGGCGTGGCACTGGGCCTCGCCGGTCCCGACGAACTGCTCGCCGCTTTCCGGGAAATGCACACCCGGCTGGGGGCGCCCTCGTACTCCGTGGAGGCCATGGCGGACCTGTCCGACGGTATCGAGCTGATCGTCGGCGTCAACCGCGACCCGCGCTTCGGCCCGGTCGCCATGGTCGGCCTCGGCGGCGTTCTGGCGGAGGCGCTGCACGATGTCGCCTTCACCCTGGCCCCCGTGTCCGCCGACCGTGCCGGAAGACTGCTGCGCGGGCTGCGCACCGCCGCACTGCTCGACGGTGTCCGTGGCCGGCCTCCCGTCGACGTCACCGCGGCCACGGCCGCCGTCGAAACGATCACCGCGTTCGCCGCCGCCCACCCCGAGATCGCCGAGATCGAGGTCAACCCGCTTCTCGTACGCCCGCACGGCGTCCTCGCCCTGGACTCCCGGGCCGTACTCGCCTGA